A window from Thermoplasmatales archaeon encodes these proteins:
- a CDS encoding potassium transporter TrkA: MKHIPRWKKAEFEEIEYETKSIKEILKEMKNICELIVDLAYSAILFDNREIADEVRYLEVKMDKLNYQIRIMAMMASRTKEDAEKMAGILQIAEAAESIANAAGDMVKILSYRLTHPILPTLVKESSEMIRVIKVGENSSAKGKSIKDLKISSETGVRIIAIRRGNSWIYGPKGEEKLCEGDMLICIGPDEGLKNLSKLLKGEIEVL; encoded by the coding sequence AAGAGCATAAAAGAAATTCTCAAAGAGATGAAAAATATATGCGAGCTTATAGTTGATTTAGCATATTCAGCAATTCTTTTTGATAATCGAGAAATAGCTGATGAGGTTCGCTACCTTGAGGTAAAGATGGACAAGCTGAATTATCAGATAAGAATTATGGCAATGATGGCGTCCCGTACAAAGGAAGATGCGGAAAAAATGGCGGGCATACTGCAGATCGCAGAAGCAGCCGAGAGCATAGCAAATGCGGCTGGTGACATGGTGAAAATTTTATCATATAGACTGACACATCCTATTCTTCCAACGCTTGTAAAAGAATCTTCGGAGATGATAAGGGTAATAAAAGTAGGTGAAAATTCTTCAGCTAAAGGCAAAAGCATAAAGGATTTGAAAATATCTTCTGAGACCGGGGTAAGAATTATAGCCATAAGGAGGGGCAATTCCTGGATTTATGGTCCAAAAGGAGAGGAAAAATTATGTGAGGGAGACATGTTAATATGCATTGGTCCAGATGAGGGATTAAAAAATCTGAGTAAATTGCTGAAAGGTGAAATAGAGGTGCTCTGA
- a CDS encoding PhoU family transcriptional regulator has product MLLEMKNKAELMVDLAYSSVIYDNIELAEEVYELEDMVDELNDKLQKLVIRDAIARELEENEALAIIQLAYCAEAIADAAREIADVELRDIELHPIIRESVLESDEVLVKVKVLSSVLCDKKLGEIDLASNTGMWVIAIKRNGEWIYNVDKNTVIKEGDIIFARGAREGVEHFISIAEGREKNI; this is encoded by the coding sequence ATATTGCTTGAAATGAAAAATAAAGCTGAGTTAATGGTTGACCTTGCATATTCATCGGTGATATACGATAACATTGAACTGGCTGAAGAAGTTTATGAACTAGAAGATATGGTCGATGAACTCAATGACAAACTTCAAAAACTTGTGATAAGGGACGCAATAGCACGCGAACTTGAAGAAAATGAGGCGCTCGCAATAATTCAACTTGCCTACTGCGCGGAGGCGATAGCGGATGCAGCCCGCGAAATAGCGGATGTGGAGCTGCGTGACATAGAACTTCACCCTATAATAAGAGAGAGTGTGCTTGAATCTGACGAGGTGCTCGTAAAAGTTAAGGTTTTATCTTCGGTGCTATGCGATAAAAAACTAGGAGAAATTGACCTTGCATCCAATACAGGAATGTGGGTTATAGCGATAAAGAGAAATGGAGAATGGATTTATAATGTTGACAAAAACACAGTTATAAAGGAAGGAGATATAATTTTTGCAAGAGGAGCAAGAGAAGGAGTTGAACATTTCATTTCGATTGCGGAAGGAAGGGAAAAAAATATTTAA